From the Rhinatrema bivittatum chromosome 7, aRhiBiv1.1, whole genome shotgun sequence genome, one window contains:
- the LOC115095631 gene encoding uncharacterized protein LOC115095631, whose product MVYPDFQKVEALKKRARKLRGDECEWLQGLRAQRGPRDDTSSTLKEEEEEKDGQVAPPPLLEQEASSPLPPPLKEETAPSPSPTLGPVSPTPLSLEAEEVVVTNDSEGLSGEEASAAHRFQEAASAPEEGQWEEGMPSPIMARLNAVLAPQVRLIQSLDCVKRLMVQLAANLVDLRRGQEQVIELPRFIAGAQLLVAMGQVQPSWPPSP is encoded by the exons GTGGAGGCATTGAAGAAGAGGGCCCGGAAGCTCAGGGGGGATGAATGCGAGTGGCTCCAGGGCCTCCGTGCCCAACGTGGGCCGCGGGATG ACACCTCCAGCACattaaaggaggaagaagaggagaaggatggACAGGTGGCACCACCACCTTTGCTGGAACAAGAGGCGTCATCGCCACTGCCACCTCCACTCAAAGAAGAGACAGCACCGTCACCTTCGCCCACACTGGGGCCTGTTTCTCCCACCCCCCTGTCCCTGGAGGCCGAGGAGGTTGTCGTCACCAATGACAGTGAAGGGCTCTCTGGAGAAGAAGCATCAGCAGCTCACAGGTTCCAGGAGGCAGCCTCAGCACCCGAGGAAGGGCAATGGGAGGAAGGCATGCCTTCTCCCATCATGGCACGCTTGAATGCTGTGCTGGCTCCACAGGTCCGGTTGATCCAGAGTCTGGACTGTGTCAAAAGGCTCATGGTGCAGTTGGCGGCCAACTTGGTGGACCTGAGGCGTGGCCAGGAGCAAGTGATTGAGCTGCCCAGATTTATAGCTGGAGCTCAATTACTTGTGGCCATGGGCCAAGTCCAACCAAGCTGGCCACCATCTCCCTAG